Proteins encoded by one window of Gordonia jinghuaiqii:
- a CDS encoding SAV_6107 family HEPN domain-containing protein, translated as MPSHRAANGPTGPASADPAMVGRARDLLARAHLLLDNADGVEDDAERFRQLYLVALRASGAALAVHEPIGTTRRKTSNAWTRIGMVAPELAQPAARFAALSPVRMKIESGIIRTLDPDSVAGMRLLVLEFLRRVETMVIAYEQGKLGGQVPQIGRTA; from the coding sequence ATGCCCAGCCATCGCGCCGCCAATGGTCCCACCGGCCCCGCGTCGGCGGACCCGGCGATGGTCGGACGCGCGCGCGATCTGCTCGCACGCGCCCACCTCCTCCTCGACAATGCCGACGGGGTTGAGGACGACGCCGAACGCTTCCGTCAGCTCTACCTCGTCGCGCTCCGCGCGTCCGGCGCCGCGCTGGCCGTGCACGAGCCGATCGGGACGACGCGACGCAAGACGTCGAACGCCTGGACCCGGATCGGGATGGTCGCGCCCGAGCTGGCCCAGCCGGCCGCCCGCTTCGCGGCCCTGTCGCCCGTTCGCATGAAGATCGAGTCGGGCATCATCCGAACGCTCGATCCGGACAGCGTCGCCGGCATGCGCCTGCTCGTCCTCGAGTTCCTCCGCCGGGTCGAGACGATGGTGATCGCCTATGAACAAGGCAAACTCGGCGGACAAGTGCCGCAGATCGGGCGAACCGCGTGA